In Trifolium pratense cultivar HEN17-A07 linkage group LG7, ARS_RC_1.1, whole genome shotgun sequence, a genomic segment contains:
- the LOC123898734 gene encoding BOI-related E3 ubiquitin-protein ligase 1-like, with protein sequence MAVDASYMNLLPSTHLLTNREVIKSNQHHYQQQQLQQQNQQQQQMLNSELYNVQMDSTLPLQTTMHESMLPFYQSNVCDPNRADSGLTYNNPLQRKRSRDFSTELVSLQPHQKNRVISSESSSFLDQVLYQFQNQQSDIDRILAQHNEKVRMELEEQKMRQSRMLACVIQETIGKKLKEKDEEIQKIGKLNWMLQEKVKSLSAENQVWRELAQTNETTANYLRNNLEQVMAHVKEGRHHAAIAEDDAESSCGSNNNINAADDGNDTAATIGGGGQSGGCGLVRMCKNCGVKESTVLLLPCRHLCLCNMCGSTVRKCPVCDSGMDASVHVNLS encoded by the exons ATGGCTGTTGATGCTAGTTACATGAATCTCTTGCCTTCCACCCATTTGCTCACAAATAG GGAagtaatcaaatcaaatcaacatcattatcaacaacaacaactacaacaacaaaatcaacaacaacaacaaatgtTGAACTCTGAATTATACAATGTTCAAATGGATTCAACTCTTCCTCTTCAAACAACAATGCATGAATCTATGTTACCATTTTATCAATCAAATGTTTGTGATCCAAACAGAGCTGATAGTGGTCTCACTTACAACAATCCACTTCAAAGAAAACGTTCTAGAGATTTTTCAACTGAATTGGTTTCTCTTCAACCTCATCAGAAAAACAGAGTTATTTCTTCTGAATCTTCATCATTTCTTGATCAAGTTCTTTACCAGTTTCAGAATCAACAATCTGATATTGATCGCATCCTTGCTCAACAT AATGAAAAAGTGAGAATGGAGTTAGAGGAACAAAAAATGAGGCAATCAAGGATGTTGGCATGCGTAATTCAAGAAACAATAGGGAAGAAACttaaagaaaaagatgaagaaattcaaaaaaTAGGAAAACTAAATTGGATGCTTCAAGAAAAAGTCAAAAGTTTAAGTGCTGAAAATCAGGTTTGGAGAGAGTTAGCACAAACAAACGAAACCACGGCTAATTATCTACGCAACAATTTGGAACAAGttatggcacatgttaaagaGGGTCGTCATCATGCCGCAATAGCCGAGGATGACGCCGAATCGAGTTGTggaagtaataataatattaatgcGGCCGATGATGGGAATGATACTGCGGCAACTATCGGCGGTGGTGGTCAGAGTGGTGGTTGTGGTTTAGTTAGGATGTGTAAGAATTGTGGGGTGAAGGAATCAACCGTGCTGTTATTGCCATGTAGACATTTGTGTCTTTGTAATATGTGTGGGTCCACTGTTCGTAAATGTCCAGTGTGTGACTCTGGCATGGATGCTAGTGTTCATGTTAATCTCTCTTAG